Within Hydra vulgaris chromosome 02, alternate assembly HydraT2T_AEP, the genomic segment TCCACTGTGCCTCACACAAACTTAATTTAGTTGTTGGGAAAAGTTGCCAAATCCAGCAAGTAAAAAGTTTGCTCGAGCAAGTTAAAgacataacttatttttttaacttttctcccaaaaaaagtatttgcttaaaaaaataccttctTCCTGTTCAAGCAAATCTTATTGACAAATGTCGAACTCGGTGGGTACAAAAGCTTTGCGGGCTTGatgtattttttgataattattttgcaGTTTTTCCTGCTTTTGAAGAAATGGaagacaataatttaaaaaagtacaataaagAGACATCTTCAAAAGTATCTTCTTTTATGAAGTTAttgacaaatttttcttttatcgtttcttttagttttaactaaacAACTAATGGATTACTTTTATGGAATTTCTATCACCCttcaaagtaaatattttgatattgatcACGATTGGCCCAAGTTTTAGGAGACGATGTCAAGAATTCTTTTGGTAGATTGAGAGTGTCAAACAACTTTATTGAGCATTGTGTAACAAAGTTAGCTACAGAAAATTTAGAGAATGTAGAAATTTTGTTTGGAGCAAGTCTTCTATTGTCACCtggtaattgttttttttagtaaggCATTTACAATTTCCATTTTCTCTTAAACAGAAATTTCATCACTGAATAATGGAAGAGCAGCTACGtctaaacttaaataatataaatgaagtttaatttttttttttttttttttgcatttgttgcGACTTTGCTGTCAACTTGAAAATAGTTCTcgattacttaaaaaaacagttgttttttgaaaccaaatattgaaaaaaaaaaaatttttttaacggtCCGCAGTTTTCTGAAAATTAGTCCAAAAGTCACATAGAAACATCAGAGACAAACTCATACTAATCTtatactttaattattaaaaaaagtacacaAATAATCATTAGTCTGTTTGGTCCATATTTAGTTAGAGACTTgaagtataatttatttaaataaaagaaatttttttaaaataaattatacttaaagCCTCTAACTAAATATGGACCAATTAAGCTATGAAACTTggttacttaaatatatattttagtatagaCTGAACCTAACGTAAAATTATTCCAGTGTACACGACTCTCAGTTTTGTTAGTCGCGTGAACCATTTGCGCTGGATTGATTTTGGCAAAAATGAACGCTGTATATTTCTCAATCAAAAAGaggaaaaaattactttttatttctgCTAGATAACTTAAGAGAAATGTttgctaaaaacattaaatcattTGCATAAGTGAAACTAAGATGCTAAaccaaagttaaataaaaaatgaaattaacaaTATCTAACAGTAACCTTAACAATTCCCGACTTTAGGTAGACACCTTAATAcgagttatttaaaattgttaatattgttaataatatgaATTCATAATGTTTATGATATTATGAATTCACGATAGCgcagacaactttttttgtcCTGATTTTTTTAAGTCGAAAAGTCATTGTTATAATTGAAGCGTTTTAAAATTCTTTCGCGAAAGAtgaacgataaaaaaaaaacgtcatcCGCACGTAAACTAATTAAACCCGAAGTTTACGGCGACTAGCCTTAAACCATCTGAGTTCtaagtttaattgtttacattaaaaaacattattagcaatgcaaaattttttgaaattacatattatttttactgtatttgtttccttctttttttttttgtcaaaaaaataaaaactttggcGTTAAAGGGCGCCGAAGTATGTATTTGCCATGAGCACCAAAATCCTTGCTACAACTCTGATTACATCACACTTACATCAAAtctatttaaattgttaattaaaacatgcatatcaatattttagttaaaaaaatcagGTCAATGATGTCACAGCTACAGTTACTTGGGtgatgaaaaaaaagtgttatattCAGAAGGATGGACAGCCGTTGAAAAAACATTCAATTTGATGGGCCCCTTTTCGAGGATACCACCAATATGTATTTAACTATGATTATAATATCTAGATGAGATCATAATGAAAttagaatttataataatataatatccCATTAATCTCGTGTGTTTGCAAGGAATTTAAGTATTTTACGTTTAACGTAAGCAAACATTTGAATTTATTTgcgcttttaaaaattaatcagaTTTTACCGAATGATTTAAGTATTGGGTATATTGAAAACTCCATCTTGCGTTTATAACGCAGAACTACAATAAAAACACAATcactaaaaaaattgacatgatattaaaaaacgaagggatttttacaaaaacaaaataactaaaaaatcagaagttgattttctttttaaagtttgcttCTTTTAACTTTAAGGTTTTTGTGATTTGCGCCTCTTTTATTCTGTTGCTTTTTTTGGCTGTTCTTTTTTGCAGTCATTGATCGTTTAGAATTTTTCTTTGCATGTTTTGACACtgttttctttgaaattttcttcttactttcttttttcattttgttttcttctgataaaaataaaatattgaaattgttTAGAAGGTATAAAAACAATGGTTTGATAATAATTgacattcaaaataataattattagataataataaatatataaaaactaggtgctttgaataaataactaataaagcctaaaaattttgttactcAAAAAATTGACATAATAATTACGTGAAGATCTAATATAAATCAAGTCGCTCAAATAAATaagaacataaatttttataaacttacttttctttttcttatcttCATTCTCGCAATCATTATCATCTTCATCGCattcttcttcttcatcatcatcgtcatcatcatcatcgtcatcatcatcatcgtcatcatcatcatcatcatcatcatcatcgtcgtcgtcatcatcatcatcatcgtcatcatcatcatcatcgtcgtcatcgtcatcatcatcatcatcatctccATCGCTACGTTTCTTCAATTCAGTTTTAGTTTCTGCTGTTGAAGGTATTAAGATTAACAACATTATATTAAATTGCAAACAAAACGATAAAGTTACGTTAATGAAAGTTTTGCTATTAAATGATACTGCttacaaaaatagaaataatattttatgggttaagttaaaaacaactttttattattgttttttcatgtATTACTTTTATTCGCAGCAACAAAATATGTtactaaaagtttttgaaatccATCTTACACGTTAATTGTGTTTTGACATAATACATAATAACGGATAACATGTAGCATTATTGTTTTAAACACCTGatcaaaatatctatttttaatctatactttttttagtttgttccaaaaatataattgacaggGTACATTGGTCAAGTACTcttatgcaaaatattttaacaaaaaagtcaCAAGAACTTTATTAGTGTATTCTGTTGTACGtcacaaataaatattatctgtTCCAGTTTATTACAGTAAGCTAATTAATAACTTTGCACATTGCCCAGAAAAGCCCTTATTAGTTATAAAGCGAGTGTACACAgtaacatttattagcatcagtTAAATGAGTGTTTTTCTGCTAATAAGCAGAAACATTTTACCTGCAACTTGTTTTTTGGCTGTTGCTTCGTGACTTTTAggtacatttttttcaatactcaTGCTGTACACGCAAACCAACATCATTAATACCACAATGATTAGCTTCATTTTTGCTTTGAATTACTTCtaatcagaataaaataaactctaaaaaaagtagataatcAAGAATTACATCGGAATacttaagtaaataaaaactttcagttaataaaaaacagaaaacctTAAAATGTCATACCTGAATCTTGAATGTAATACAATTAAATGTGATGATGCTGTGTAGAAATACCATGTTATTTATATGCTTTCGGTGTCTTTGAACCAAGTAGGTCACTTTAGAGATGTATTATAGACaggatataaaaaatatataacgtaGCAGGCAACTATTATTTCATTAGCccttaaattcaatttaaaattttatctcaatttactgctttttaattttgttatttttttttatgctttgataaggaattttacaaaagatttaagcttttatttacgcttaaacatcaaaatatacAGGGAAGCGTTTAGTggattaaatagtaaaaattgaaGCTTATAACTGACTAAATCCAGTTAcgtatgaaataaattttcattattttgttcAGCAAAATAGATAACTTTCTATTACTTCACACCAGTAGGCAAATAACAAGTTGTACCCGATGCTTAAactaaaacttaatttcaatattttgtaactgcaacttttgaaaataattactgCTTAAGAAATAAAAGTCTGAAAGTTTTGTTCAGTTTTTCATTGGTTTCATTTGATTAGTTTTCTAATGACTAgtcctaaatatttttatacattaaaaaaatatataaatttttgaaagaaaagacaaaatgacaaaataatacattcttgaaaaactttatcaaaattcCAGAATTAACTTCGAAATATTCATTTATTGAGAGGTTAGCTCAAGTTGTCGTGTTGCTGGGGGCAAGgcataaaataatgcttttttaatacaaaaataaaacctaACAAAAATCGAAGAAATACTAATAGTATCAACagattttaaaagtcattttatgtGCATTAAgagtttagtttttaacttcAAATCGGATACTGTATCATAATCAAAacggatttaaaaaaagtaatacaacCGAACACGCTATACTCTAATTTACCCGCAATATTgctaaatcttttgaaaaatctcaatatacgttggtgttttcattgatttatcaaaagcctttgataccaTTGACCACAAAATCCTAttcaaaaaaatagaatattatggaattaagggaaatgttttattaatactttagtttaataaaagttatttaagcaaccgcaaacagtttgtttatagtAATACAACCGTCTCTTccaatttattagatataacatGTGGGGGTCCTCAAGGTTTATATAATAGGA encodes:
- the LOC136076870 gene encoding KS1 protein-like isoform X2; amino-acid sequence: MKLIIVVLMMLVCVYSMSIEKNVPKSHEATAKKQVAETKTELKKRSDGDDDDDDDDDDDDDDDDDDDDDDDDDDDDDDDDDDDDDDDDDDDDDDDEEEECDEDDNDCENEDKKKKKENKMKKESKKKISKKTVSKHAKKNSKRSMTAKKNSQKKQQNKRGANHKNLKVKRSKL
- the LOC136076870 gene encoding KS1 protein-like isoform X1; this translates as MKLIIVVLMMLVCVYSMSIEKNVPKSHEATAKKQVAAETKTELKKRSDGDDDDDDDDDDDDDDDDDDDDDDDDDDDDDDDDDDDDDDDDDDDDDDDEEEECDEDDNDCENEDKKKKKENKMKKESKKKISKKTVSKHAKKNSKRSMTAKKNSQKKQQNKRGANHKNLKVKRSKL